One Leptolyngbya subtilissima AS-A7 genomic window, GACGGGTAGCCCACGAGTGCATTCTCGACGTACGCCCCTTCAAAAAGTCGGCGGATGTTGGGGTCGAAGATGTGGCCAAACGGCTGATCGACTACGGTTTTCACCCACCAACTATGTCGTGGCCGGTGGCGGGAACGCTGATGGTAGAACCCACCGAAAGTGAAGCAAAGGCAGAGCTAGATCGCTTCTGCGATGCAATGATTGCCATTCGCGAGGAAATTCGCGCGATTGAGACCGGGGAGAGCGATCGCGACAACAACCTGCTAAAAAATGCCCCTCACACAGCAGTCGATCTGGTGTCTGACTGGGACCGCCCCTACAGCCGAGAGCAGGCGGTGTTTCCGACACCGTTCACCCGCAGCGCCAAGTTTTGGCCAGCGGTGAACCGCATTGATCAGGCCTACGGCGATCGCAACCTGATTTGCTCCTGTGCCGGCATGGATACCTACAGCGAAGCCTGAGAGGTTTTCTCGCTCCGAAATTCCTCAAAATCGCTGCAAGCTGGGGCTTTGCCCTTAAGCTGAAGCTGTTAAGTTGCTAGACGTTCACCGTAATGGCTAATTCTCCGCAACCTCGAGTGATTTTTTTAGATGCGGTTGGCACGCTGTTTGGGGTAGCGGGTAGCGTTGGCGCTGTCTACGCCGACCTTGCCCAGCACCAAGGCATTGAGGCTGACCCTGCGACCTTAAATCAAGCGTTTTTCAGGGCTTTTAGAGCGGCCCCAGAAATGGCTTTCCCCGGCAGTGACCCCGCTGCGGTACCCGAACAAGAGTATCGCTGGTGGCGGGTAATTGCCCAGCAGACCTTTAGCAGTGCTGGGGTGCTCGATCGCTTCGTAGACTTTGACAGCTTCTTTGCCGACCTCTACGCCTATTTTGCCACCGCCGCCCCCTGGGAACTCTACCCCGACGTGCCCCCGGCCCTCGATCGCTGGCGGCGGCGCGGCATCACCCTGGGGGTGATCTCAAACTTCGACACCCGGCTGTATCAAGTGCTCGAAGAACTCAATCTAGCCACCTATTTCAGCTCAGTTACGCTATCGTCTGAGGCTGGGGCAGCCAAGCCCGACCCACTAATTTTTGCTACCGCACTGCAAAAGCACCGCTGCGACGCCAGCCAAGCCTGGCACATCGGCGACAGCAAAACTGACGATTTTGAAGGGGCCAAAGCCGCTGGACTTCACGGCATCCTAGTCAAACGACCA contains:
- a CDS encoding HAD-IA family hydrolase, whose protein sequence is MANSPQPRVIFLDAVGTLFGVAGSVGAVYADLAQHQGIEADPATLNQAFFRAFRAAPEMAFPGSDPAAVPEQEYRWWRVIAQQTFSSAGVLDRFVDFDSFFADLYAYFATAAPWELYPDVPPALDRWRRRGITLGVISNFDTRLYQVLEELNLATYFSSVTLSSEAGAAKPDPLIFATALQKHRCDASQAWHIGDSKTDDFEGAKAAGLHGILVKRPVSGQP